DNA sequence from the Myxococcus guangdongensis genome:
CCTGTCGTACGCGCGGATGACCTCCTGGACCAGCGGGTGGCGCACGACGTCCACGTCCGAGAACTCCGCGAAGTGGATGCCGTCGATGTTCTTGAGCACCGCGCGGGCGTGGTTCAGGCCGGACAGCTTCCCGGTGGGGAGGTCCACCTGCGTCACGTCGCCGGTGATGACGGCCTTGCTGTTGTAGCCCAGGCGCGTCAGGAACATCTTCATCTGCTCCACGGTGGTGTTCTGGGCCTCGTCGAGGATGACGAAGGCGTCGTTGAGGGTGCGGCCGCGCATGAAGGCCAGCGGTGCCACCTCCACCACGCCCTCCTCCACCAGGTGCGCCGCCCGCTCGGCGGCCATCATGTCGTGGAGCGCGTCGTAGAGCGGCCGCAGGTACGGGTTCACCTTCTCCTGCATGTCTCCGGGCAGGAAGCCGAGCTTCTCACCCGCCTCCACCGCGGGGCGCGCGAGGATGATGCGCTTGACCTTGCGCTCCTGGAGGAAGGCCACCGCCATGGCCATGGCCAGGTACGTCTTGCCCGTACCGGCGGGGCCGATGCCGAAGACGATGTCGTGGGCGCGGATGGCGTCCACGTAGCGCTTCTGCGCGATGCTCTTGGGCGCGATCTGCCGGTTGCCGGAGCTCTTGAGGACCGGGCCGAGCATGACCTCCTGCAGGGACTCGGCGCCGCGGCCGAGCACCTTGATGCCCTGCTCGACGTCCTCGCGGTAGATGGGGCGACCGGCGCGGATCATCCCCTCCAGGTTCTCCAGGAGGCGCACCGTGAAGGCCACCGCGTCGGAGGGGCCGGACAGGTGGAACTCCGTCCCCCGTTGTCCCACACGGACCCCGAGGCGGCGCTCCATCAGTTTGAGGTTTTCGTTCTGGTTGCCGCACAGCGCCAGGGCCGTCTCGTTGTCACGGACGTCCACCTTGGCGGAGGAGGCGGTGACGGCGGCTGCGGGCGCGTCCAACGTGGCGGGGTTTCGCAATGCGGGTCGTTCCTCGGTCGGTACCAGTTGTCTTCAACGTAACGCCGCCCCCCCGGCTCCGAAAGAC
Encoded proteins:
- a CDS encoding PhoH family protein, encoding MRNPATLDAPAAAVTASSAKVDVRDNETALALCGNQNENLKLMERRLGVRVGQRGTEFHLSGPSDAVAFTVRLLENLEGMIRAGRPIYREDVEQGIKVLGRGAESLQEVMLGPVLKSSGNRQIAPKSIAQKRYVDAIRAHDIVFGIGPAGTGKTYLAMAMAVAFLQERKVKRIILARPAVEAGEKLGFLPGDMQEKVNPYLRPLYDALHDMMAAERAAHLVEEGVVEVAPLAFMRGRTLNDAFVILDEAQNTTVEQMKMFLTRLGYNSKAVITGDVTQVDLPTGKLSGLNHARAVLKNIDGIHFAEFSDVDVVRHPLVQEVIRAYDRAELAQRGAQPARETAQAPASTSESAPLVAIPPESAVG